The Eleginops maclovinus isolate JMC-PN-2008 ecotype Puerto Natales chromosome 3, JC_Emac_rtc_rv5, whole genome shotgun sequence genome includes a region encoding these proteins:
- the kcnv1 gene encoding potassium voltage-gated channel subfamily V member 1 isoform X1: MRQRSSPVRSRFRPSCSIPDILQPPSSTMSLSFSSVSAEEVCSTRSSSVSLDSSVFFSGTPSSSTADLLEFFIVNVGGSRYVLSRELLASHPETRLGKLARCSRESVLELCDDADFLENEFFFDRNSQTFQYVMNFYRTGHLHVREELCEISFLQEIEYWGIDELCIDLCCRERYHRRKEQKETLNVQPEFEPEDDDEDFVGAACPAFRRRLWDLLEKPKSSRAARTFGLLSFSLVVLSVINMVLISVDFEEGSGEGFGASDVGFCAPLLSVVLEYACMVWFTVELALRFLCVRDKCRFSRSFPNVIDLLAVLPFYVTLAVESLHGESMELVSVGRVVQVLRLLRSLRMLKLGRHSTGLKSLGLTIAQCYEEVGLLLLFFAVGISIFSAVIFTLEQDVPATTFTSMPAAWWWATTSMTTVGYGDVRPDTAVGKLLAFVCILSGILMLALPIAIINERFAAHYFTLQVKEAAVQHGQMLKRLARGSVGGLGVNLRDAYARSVLEMLRLHGQERESTRSSVEDDLWW; this comes from the exons ATGAGACAGAGATCCTCTCCGGTCCGATCACG CTTCAGACCCAGCTGTTCCATCCCTGATATCCTTCAG cccccctcctccaccatgAGCCTCTCCTTCAGCTCGGTGTCGGCGGAGGAAGTGTGCAGCACCCGCTCCTCCTCGGTGTCTCTGGACTCCAGTGTCTTCTTCAGTGGGACGCCGTCTTCCTCCACCGCAGACTTACTGGAGTTCTTCATCGTCAACGTCGGAGGAAGTCGCTACGTGCTGTCGCGGGAGCTGCTGGCGTCGCACCCGGAGACCCGGTTGGGGAAGCTGGCCCGATGCAGCAGAGAGTCGGTGCTGGAGCTCTGCGACGACGCCGACTTCCTGGAAAATGAGTTCTTCTTTGATAGAAACTCACAGACCTTCCA GTATGTGATGAACTTCTACCGGACGGGACACCTGCATGTGAGGGAGGAGCTGTGTGAGATCTCCTTCCTGCAGGAGATCGAGTACTGGGGCATCGACGAGCTTTGCATCGACCTGTGCTGCCGCGAGCGCTACCACCGCCGCAAGGAGCAGAAGGAAACCCTCAACGTTCAGCCGGAGTTTGAGCCTGAGGACGACGATGAGGACTTTGTGGGTGCAGCTTGCCCGGCTTTCCGCCGCCGCCTGTGGGACCTGCTGGAGAAACCCAAGTCTTCCCGCGCTGCTCGCACCTTTGGTctgctctccttctccctcGTGGTTCTGTCGGTCATCAACATGGTGCTCATCTCGGTAGACTTCGAGGAGGGCTCCGGAGAGGGCTTCGGTGCGAGCGACGTTGGTTTCTGTGCACCACTGCTCTCCGTTGTCCTGGAGTACGCGTGCATGGTTTGGTTCACGGTGGAACTGGCTCTTCGCTTTCTCTGCGTGAGGGATAAGTGTCGCTTCAGTCGAAGTTTTCCCAACGTGATCGACCTGCTGGCCGTCCTGCCGTTCTACGTGACGCTGGCGGTGGAGAGCCTTCACGGAGAGTCTATGGAGCTGGTGAGCGTGGGCCGTGTGGTGCAGGTCCTCCGACTCCTCAGGTCGCTCCGTATGCTGAAGCTGGGTCGACACTCCACAG GCCTGAAGTCTCTGGGTTTGACCATCGCTCAGTGCTACGAGGAGGTCggcctcctgctcctcttctttgCTGTGGGCATCTCCATCTTTTCCGCGGTGATCTTCACTCTGGAGCAAGACGTTCCCGCCACCACCTTCACCAGCATGCCGGCCGCTTGGTGGTGGGCGACCACCTCCATGACCACGGTGGGCTACGGAGACGTCCGCCCCGACACGGCTGTGGGGAAGCTGCTGGCCTTCGTCTGCATCCTGTCTGGGATACTGATGCTGGCGCTCCCCATCGCCATCATCAACGAGCGCTTCGCAGCACATTACTTTACCTTGCAGGTGAAGGAGGCAGCTGTGCAGCACGGCCAGATGCTGAAGAGGCTGGCCCGTGGATCGGTGGGGGGGTTGGGCGTGAACCTGAGGGATGCCTACGCCCGGAGCGTCCTGGAGATGTTGAGGCTGCATGggcaggagagggagagcacCCGGAGCAGCGTCGAAGACGACCTGTGGTGGTAG
- the kcnv1 gene encoding potassium voltage-gated channel subfamily V member 1 isoform X2 has protein sequence MFSCVRMWSTDETEILSGPITPPSSTMSLSFSSVSAEEVCSTRSSSVSLDSSVFFSGTPSSSTADLLEFFIVNVGGSRYVLSRELLASHPETRLGKLARCSRESVLELCDDADFLENEFFFDRNSQTFQYVMNFYRTGHLHVREELCEISFLQEIEYWGIDELCIDLCCRERYHRRKEQKETLNVQPEFEPEDDDEDFVGAACPAFRRRLWDLLEKPKSSRAARTFGLLSFSLVVLSVINMVLISVDFEEGSGEGFGASDVGFCAPLLSVVLEYACMVWFTVELALRFLCVRDKCRFSRSFPNVIDLLAVLPFYVTLAVESLHGESMELVSVGRVVQVLRLLRSLRMLKLGRHSTGLKSLGLTIAQCYEEVGLLLLFFAVGISIFSAVIFTLEQDVPATTFTSMPAAWWWATTSMTTVGYGDVRPDTAVGKLLAFVCILSGILMLALPIAIINERFAAHYFTLQVKEAAVQHGQMLKRLARGSVGGLGVNLRDAYARSVLEMLRLHGQERESTRSSVEDDLWW, from the exons ATGTTTTCCTGTGTGAGGATGTGGAGTACCGATGAGACAGAGATCCTCTCCGGTCCGATCACG cccccctcctccaccatgAGCCTCTCCTTCAGCTCGGTGTCGGCGGAGGAAGTGTGCAGCACCCGCTCCTCCTCGGTGTCTCTGGACTCCAGTGTCTTCTTCAGTGGGACGCCGTCTTCCTCCACCGCAGACTTACTGGAGTTCTTCATCGTCAACGTCGGAGGAAGTCGCTACGTGCTGTCGCGGGAGCTGCTGGCGTCGCACCCGGAGACCCGGTTGGGGAAGCTGGCCCGATGCAGCAGAGAGTCGGTGCTGGAGCTCTGCGACGACGCCGACTTCCTGGAAAATGAGTTCTTCTTTGATAGAAACTCACAGACCTTCCA GTATGTGATGAACTTCTACCGGACGGGACACCTGCATGTGAGGGAGGAGCTGTGTGAGATCTCCTTCCTGCAGGAGATCGAGTACTGGGGCATCGACGAGCTTTGCATCGACCTGTGCTGCCGCGAGCGCTACCACCGCCGCAAGGAGCAGAAGGAAACCCTCAACGTTCAGCCGGAGTTTGAGCCTGAGGACGACGATGAGGACTTTGTGGGTGCAGCTTGCCCGGCTTTCCGCCGCCGCCTGTGGGACCTGCTGGAGAAACCCAAGTCTTCCCGCGCTGCTCGCACCTTTGGTctgctctccttctccctcGTGGTTCTGTCGGTCATCAACATGGTGCTCATCTCGGTAGACTTCGAGGAGGGCTCCGGAGAGGGCTTCGGTGCGAGCGACGTTGGTTTCTGTGCACCACTGCTCTCCGTTGTCCTGGAGTACGCGTGCATGGTTTGGTTCACGGTGGAACTGGCTCTTCGCTTTCTCTGCGTGAGGGATAAGTGTCGCTTCAGTCGAAGTTTTCCCAACGTGATCGACCTGCTGGCCGTCCTGCCGTTCTACGTGACGCTGGCGGTGGAGAGCCTTCACGGAGAGTCTATGGAGCTGGTGAGCGTGGGCCGTGTGGTGCAGGTCCTCCGACTCCTCAGGTCGCTCCGTATGCTGAAGCTGGGTCGACACTCCACAG GCCTGAAGTCTCTGGGTTTGACCATCGCTCAGTGCTACGAGGAGGTCggcctcctgctcctcttctttgCTGTGGGCATCTCCATCTTTTCCGCGGTGATCTTCACTCTGGAGCAAGACGTTCCCGCCACCACCTTCACCAGCATGCCGGCCGCTTGGTGGTGGGCGACCACCTCCATGACCACGGTGGGCTACGGAGACGTCCGCCCCGACACGGCTGTGGGGAAGCTGCTGGCCTTCGTCTGCATCCTGTCTGGGATACTGATGCTGGCGCTCCCCATCGCCATCATCAACGAGCGCTTCGCAGCACATTACTTTACCTTGCAGGTGAAGGAGGCAGCTGTGCAGCACGGCCAGATGCTGAAGAGGCTGGCCCGTGGATCGGTGGGGGGGTTGGGCGTGAACCTGAGGGATGCCTACGCCCGGAGCGTCCTGGAGATGTTGAGGCTGCATGggcaggagagggagagcacCCGGAGCAGCGTCGAAGACGACCTGTGGTGGTAG
- the kcnv1 gene encoding potassium voltage-gated channel subfamily V member 1 isoform X4 has protein sequence MSLSFSSVSAEEVCSTRSSSVSLDSSVFFSGTPSSSTADLLEFFIVNVGGSRYVLSRELLASHPETRLGKLARCSRESVLELCDDADFLENEFFFDRNSQTFQYVMNFYRTGHLHVREELCEISFLQEIEYWGIDELCIDLCCRERYHRRKEQKETLNVQPEFEPEDDDEDFVGAACPAFRRRLWDLLEKPKSSRAARTFGLLSFSLVVLSVINMVLISVDFEEGSGEGFGASDVGFCAPLLSVVLEYACMVWFTVELALRFLCVRDKCRFSRSFPNVIDLLAVLPFYVTLAVESLHGESMELVSVGRVVQVLRLLRSLRMLKLGRHSTGLKSLGLTIAQCYEEVGLLLLFFAVGISIFSAVIFTLEQDVPATTFTSMPAAWWWATTSMTTVGYGDVRPDTAVGKLLAFVCILSGILMLALPIAIINERFAAHYFTLQVKEAAVQHGQMLKRLARGSVGGLGVNLRDAYARSVLEMLRLHGQERESTRSSVEDDLWW, from the exons atgAGCCTCTCCTTCAGCTCGGTGTCGGCGGAGGAAGTGTGCAGCACCCGCTCCTCCTCGGTGTCTCTGGACTCCAGTGTCTTCTTCAGTGGGACGCCGTCTTCCTCCACCGCAGACTTACTGGAGTTCTTCATCGTCAACGTCGGAGGAAGTCGCTACGTGCTGTCGCGGGAGCTGCTGGCGTCGCACCCGGAGACCCGGTTGGGGAAGCTGGCCCGATGCAGCAGAGAGTCGGTGCTGGAGCTCTGCGACGACGCCGACTTCCTGGAAAATGAGTTCTTCTTTGATAGAAACTCACAGACCTTCCA GTATGTGATGAACTTCTACCGGACGGGACACCTGCATGTGAGGGAGGAGCTGTGTGAGATCTCCTTCCTGCAGGAGATCGAGTACTGGGGCATCGACGAGCTTTGCATCGACCTGTGCTGCCGCGAGCGCTACCACCGCCGCAAGGAGCAGAAGGAAACCCTCAACGTTCAGCCGGAGTTTGAGCCTGAGGACGACGATGAGGACTTTGTGGGTGCAGCTTGCCCGGCTTTCCGCCGCCGCCTGTGGGACCTGCTGGAGAAACCCAAGTCTTCCCGCGCTGCTCGCACCTTTGGTctgctctccttctccctcGTGGTTCTGTCGGTCATCAACATGGTGCTCATCTCGGTAGACTTCGAGGAGGGCTCCGGAGAGGGCTTCGGTGCGAGCGACGTTGGTTTCTGTGCACCACTGCTCTCCGTTGTCCTGGAGTACGCGTGCATGGTTTGGTTCACGGTGGAACTGGCTCTTCGCTTTCTCTGCGTGAGGGATAAGTGTCGCTTCAGTCGAAGTTTTCCCAACGTGATCGACCTGCTGGCCGTCCTGCCGTTCTACGTGACGCTGGCGGTGGAGAGCCTTCACGGAGAGTCTATGGAGCTGGTGAGCGTGGGCCGTGTGGTGCAGGTCCTCCGACTCCTCAGGTCGCTCCGTATGCTGAAGCTGGGTCGACACTCCACAG GCCTGAAGTCTCTGGGTTTGACCATCGCTCAGTGCTACGAGGAGGTCggcctcctgctcctcttctttgCTGTGGGCATCTCCATCTTTTCCGCGGTGATCTTCACTCTGGAGCAAGACGTTCCCGCCACCACCTTCACCAGCATGCCGGCCGCTTGGTGGTGGGCGACCACCTCCATGACCACGGTGGGCTACGGAGACGTCCGCCCCGACACGGCTGTGGGGAAGCTGCTGGCCTTCGTCTGCATCCTGTCTGGGATACTGATGCTGGCGCTCCCCATCGCCATCATCAACGAGCGCTTCGCAGCACATTACTTTACCTTGCAGGTGAAGGAGGCAGCTGTGCAGCACGGCCAGATGCTGAAGAGGCTGGCCCGTGGATCGGTGGGGGGGTTGGGCGTGAACCTGAGGGATGCCTACGCCCGGAGCGTCCTGGAGATGTTGAGGCTGCATGggcaggagagggagagcacCCGGAGCAGCGTCGAAGACGACCTGTGGTGGTAG
- the kcnv1 gene encoding potassium voltage-gated channel subfamily V member 1 isoform X3, translated as MVKNENRKTFKIKPPSSTMSLSFSSVSAEEVCSTRSSSVSLDSSVFFSGTPSSSTADLLEFFIVNVGGSRYVLSRELLASHPETRLGKLARCSRESVLELCDDADFLENEFFFDRNSQTFQYVMNFYRTGHLHVREELCEISFLQEIEYWGIDELCIDLCCRERYHRRKEQKETLNVQPEFEPEDDDEDFVGAACPAFRRRLWDLLEKPKSSRAARTFGLLSFSLVVLSVINMVLISVDFEEGSGEGFGASDVGFCAPLLSVVLEYACMVWFTVELALRFLCVRDKCRFSRSFPNVIDLLAVLPFYVTLAVESLHGESMELVSVGRVVQVLRLLRSLRMLKLGRHSTGLKSLGLTIAQCYEEVGLLLLFFAVGISIFSAVIFTLEQDVPATTFTSMPAAWWWATTSMTTVGYGDVRPDTAVGKLLAFVCILSGILMLALPIAIINERFAAHYFTLQVKEAAVQHGQMLKRLARGSVGGLGVNLRDAYARSVLEMLRLHGQERESTRSSVEDDLWW; from the exons ATGGTCAAGAATGAAAATCggaaaactttcaaaataaag cccccctcctccaccatgAGCCTCTCCTTCAGCTCGGTGTCGGCGGAGGAAGTGTGCAGCACCCGCTCCTCCTCGGTGTCTCTGGACTCCAGTGTCTTCTTCAGTGGGACGCCGTCTTCCTCCACCGCAGACTTACTGGAGTTCTTCATCGTCAACGTCGGAGGAAGTCGCTACGTGCTGTCGCGGGAGCTGCTGGCGTCGCACCCGGAGACCCGGTTGGGGAAGCTGGCCCGATGCAGCAGAGAGTCGGTGCTGGAGCTCTGCGACGACGCCGACTTCCTGGAAAATGAGTTCTTCTTTGATAGAAACTCACAGACCTTCCA GTATGTGATGAACTTCTACCGGACGGGACACCTGCATGTGAGGGAGGAGCTGTGTGAGATCTCCTTCCTGCAGGAGATCGAGTACTGGGGCATCGACGAGCTTTGCATCGACCTGTGCTGCCGCGAGCGCTACCACCGCCGCAAGGAGCAGAAGGAAACCCTCAACGTTCAGCCGGAGTTTGAGCCTGAGGACGACGATGAGGACTTTGTGGGTGCAGCTTGCCCGGCTTTCCGCCGCCGCCTGTGGGACCTGCTGGAGAAACCCAAGTCTTCCCGCGCTGCTCGCACCTTTGGTctgctctccttctccctcGTGGTTCTGTCGGTCATCAACATGGTGCTCATCTCGGTAGACTTCGAGGAGGGCTCCGGAGAGGGCTTCGGTGCGAGCGACGTTGGTTTCTGTGCACCACTGCTCTCCGTTGTCCTGGAGTACGCGTGCATGGTTTGGTTCACGGTGGAACTGGCTCTTCGCTTTCTCTGCGTGAGGGATAAGTGTCGCTTCAGTCGAAGTTTTCCCAACGTGATCGACCTGCTGGCCGTCCTGCCGTTCTACGTGACGCTGGCGGTGGAGAGCCTTCACGGAGAGTCTATGGAGCTGGTGAGCGTGGGCCGTGTGGTGCAGGTCCTCCGACTCCTCAGGTCGCTCCGTATGCTGAAGCTGGGTCGACACTCCACAG GCCTGAAGTCTCTGGGTTTGACCATCGCTCAGTGCTACGAGGAGGTCggcctcctgctcctcttctttgCTGTGGGCATCTCCATCTTTTCCGCGGTGATCTTCACTCTGGAGCAAGACGTTCCCGCCACCACCTTCACCAGCATGCCGGCCGCTTGGTGGTGGGCGACCACCTCCATGACCACGGTGGGCTACGGAGACGTCCGCCCCGACACGGCTGTGGGGAAGCTGCTGGCCTTCGTCTGCATCCTGTCTGGGATACTGATGCTGGCGCTCCCCATCGCCATCATCAACGAGCGCTTCGCAGCACATTACTTTACCTTGCAGGTGAAGGAGGCAGCTGTGCAGCACGGCCAGATGCTGAAGAGGCTGGCCCGTGGATCGGTGGGGGGGTTGGGCGTGAACCTGAGGGATGCCTACGCCCGGAGCGTCCTGGAGATGTTGAGGCTGCATGggcaggagagggagagcacCCGGAGCAGCGTCGAAGACGACCTGTGGTGGTAG
- the gbp gene encoding glycogen synthase kinase binding protein, whose protein sequence is MPCRKENYIFLEQSVTVGSKEVDALVTKIGEALQLHNNSSQKQSVSCGGKPVGSTGAPAQKHSCCMRLRRGSSRVNPYNIPSQDWDQMKPWSRKRITVEEDDPHRLLQELLLSGNLIKEAVKRLQDCGDNVPS, encoded by the coding sequence ATGCCGTGTCGGAAGGAGAACTACATCTTCCTGGAGCAGTCGGTCACCGTGGGCTCCAAAGAGGTGGACGCGCTGGTGACTAAAATCGGCGAGGCGCTGCAGCTGCACAACAACAGCAGCCAGAAACAGAGCGTGTCCTGCGGGGGGAAACCGGTCGGCAGTACGGGGGCTCCGGCTCAGAAACACAGCTGCTGCATGCGGCTCCGCAGGGGGAGCAGCAGGGTAAACCCGTACAACATCCCCAGCCAGGACTGGGACCAAATGAAACCGTGGAGCAGAAAGAGGATTACGGTGGAGGAGGACGATCCGCACCGGCTGCTGCAGGAGTTACTGTTATCCGGGAACCTGATTAAGGAGGCCGTGAAGAGACTGCAGGACTGTGGCGACAATGTGCCGTCCTGA